A single genomic interval of Cyanobacteria bacterium GSL.Bin1 harbors:
- the infA gene encoding translation initiation factor IF-1, giving the protein MSKQDLIEMEGTVTESLPNAMFRVDLENGFNVLAHISGKIRRNYIKILPGDKVKVELTPYDLTKGRITYRLRKK; this is encoded by the coding sequence ATGTCTAAACAAGATTTAATTGAGATGGAAGGAACCGTTACCGAGTCCTTACCTAACGCGATGTTTCGTGTGGACTTAGAAAACGGATTCAATGTGCTCGCTCATATCTCTGGCAAAATTCGCCGTAACTACATTAAAATTCTACCCGGCGATAAAGTCAAAGTCGAGTTAACTCCTTATGATTTGACAAAAGGACGGATTACCTATCGTCTGCGTAAAAAGTAA
- a CDS encoding adenylate kinase has protein sequence MTQYSRLIFFGPPGAGKGTQAQALSEACQIPHIATGDILRNAIAQQTEVGQKAQSYVSNGDLVPDEVLAELVRDRLQQTDAKAGWILDGFPRTLNQAEFLDQLLSELNSAYDLVIYLDVPDDILMQRLLGRGRKDDTKDTIRHRLDVFHNQTEALIHFYQQRNHFLQVDGNQHLSAVTERIKTAMKEGY, from the coding sequence ATGACTCAATATTCTCGGTTAATTTTTTTTGGACCTCCGGGAGCAGGAAAAGGAACACAAGCCCAAGCGCTATCTGAAGCCTGCCAGATTCCTCATATTGCCACTGGAGATATTTTACGCAACGCGATCGCGCAGCAAACAGAAGTCGGACAAAAAGCCCAATCCTATGTTAGTAATGGCGATTTAGTCCCGGATGAAGTTTTAGCCGAATTAGTGCGCGATCGGCTGCAACAAACCGATGCGAAAGCGGGCTGGATCTTGGATGGCTTTCCTCGCACACTTAACCAAGCGGAATTTTTAGACCAACTGTTAAGTGAATTGAACTCAGCTTACGACTTGGTGATTTATTTAGATGTTCCTGATGATATCCTCATGCAACGGTTATTAGGGCGGGGACGTAAAGATGATACCAAAGATACCATTCGTCATCGGTTAGATGTTTTCCATAACCAAACTGAAGCCCTCATTCATTTTTATCAACAACGCAATCACTTCTTACAGGTTGATGGCAATCAGCACCTTTCAGCCGTGACTGAGCGCATTAAAACAGCGATGAAAGAAGGGTACTAA
- the rpmJ gene encoding 50S ribosomal protein L36, whose amino-acid sequence MKVRPSVRKMCERCRVIRRRGRVMVICSNPKHKQRQG is encoded by the coding sequence ATGAAAGTTCGACCTTCAGTGCGAAAAATGTGTGAGCGTTGCCGAGTTATTCGTCGTAGAGGACGAGTAATGGTAATTTGCTCCAATCCCAAGCATAAACAACGTCAAGGATAA
- the rpsM gene encoding 30S ribosomal protein S13: MARIAGVDLPRDKRVEIALTYIYGIGLSRSQEILAATGVNPDTRTKDLDVNEETTLRSYIEENYQVEGDLRRLENMNIKRLVDIGTYRGRRHRSGLPVRGQRTRTNARTRRGKRLAIAGKKKPPAKK, translated from the coding sequence GTGGCACGGATTGCAGGAGTAGATCTTCCGCGTGATAAACGCGTTGAAATTGCACTCACTTACATTTACGGAATTGGCTTATCCCGTTCTCAAGAGATTTTAGCAGCAACGGGCGTTAACCCGGATACACGAACCAAAGACCTGGATGTAAATGAAGAAACGACCCTTCGGTCTTATATTGAAGAAAATTACCAAGTTGAGGGGGATTTGCGGCGCTTAGAAAATATGAATATTAAGCGTCTCGTTGATATCGGCACCTACCGGGGTCGTCGTCACCGCTCTGGGTTACCGGTACGGGGTCAGCGGACTCGGACCAATGCTCGCACCCGTCGTGGGAAACGACTCGCGATTGCTGGTAAAAAGAAACCCCCAGCTAAGAAATAG
- a CDS encoding DNA-directed RNA polymerase subunit alpha: MKGGCSVAQLKDFTVDCVESKTDNKTQSQYSKFVLEPLERGQGITVGNALRRVLLSNLEGTAVTATRIAGVTHEFATIPGVREDVLEILLNLKELVFRSYSPGPHIARLAATGPVTLTAGDFNVPSEVEIIDPSQYVATLAEGAKLEMEIRIERGTGYRIVDLEKEDVSSLDFLQIDAVFMPVSKVKYTVEETRLDEGESKDRLILEITTNGSVKPDEALSQAATVLVELFHPLGDLNIQPSQEEQEEEEDPNGQIPIEELQLSVRAYNCLKRAQINSVADLLDYTHEDLLEIKNFGQKSAEEVVEALHDRLGITLPQEKSAAS, translated from the coding sequence ATGAAGGGAGGTTGCTCTGTGGCGCAGCTAAAAGACTTTACTGTCGATTGTGTCGAATCCAAAACTGATAATAAAACACAAAGCCAATATAGTAAGTTTGTCTTGGAACCTCTAGAAAGGGGTCAAGGCATTACGGTGGGGAATGCCCTGAGGCGGGTTTTGCTCTCTAACTTAGAAGGAACAGCTGTGACCGCAACCCGAATTGCTGGGGTCACTCACGAATTTGCTACAATTCCGGGAGTTAGAGAAGATGTCCTTGAAATTTTACTGAATTTGAAAGAACTGGTCTTTAGGAGTTATTCTCCGGGACCGCACATTGCGCGCTTAGCTGCCACGGGACCCGTCACACTCACCGCAGGAGACTTTAATGTTCCCTCAGAGGTAGAAATCATTGATCCGAGTCAGTATGTCGCAACCCTAGCTGAGGGTGCGAAACTGGAGATGGAAATTCGGATTGAGCGGGGAACGGGCTATCGCATCGTTGATTTGGAAAAAGAAGATGTCAGCTCTTTAGATTTCCTCCAAATTGATGCCGTTTTTATGCCGGTTTCTAAAGTGAAATATACGGTTGAAGAAACGCGTCTCGATGAGGGAGAGAGTAAAGACCGTCTCATTTTAGAAATTACAACCAACGGCAGCGTCAAACCAGATGAAGCCCTCTCCCAAGCGGCAACGGTGCTGGTAGAGCTATTCCATCCCCTTGGGGATTTGAATATCCAGCCCTCCCAAGAAGAACAGGAAGAAGAAGAAGACCCCAATGGACAAATTCCCATCGAAGAATTACAACTCTCGGTGCGGGCCTATAACTGTCTAAAACGGGCTCAAATTAATTCCGTTGCCGATTTGCTCGATTATACCCACGAAGATCTCTTAGAAATTAAGAACTTCGGGCAAAAGTCTGCAGAAGAAGTGGTGGAAGCATTGCATGACCGCCTTGGTATCACCCTTCCCCAAGAAAAATCCGCAGCCAGTTAA
- the secY gene encoding preprotein translocase subunit SecY: MVVSRERTPNAQETFMQMAQAAGLRSRLLITVGLILLVRLGVRIPVPGIDRASFAEAVQNSPISGFLNFLSGGGLSAVGIFALGILPFINASIIMQLLTAGLPYLENLQKNEGEAGRRKISQITRYVALASAVFNSFGLATFVQPYAYNPGPIFLLKTVIALTAGSMFVIWLSELITERGIGNGPSLLIFVNIVAVLPRTLGNTIEFAQTGGREAVAQVLILALVFLVMIVGIVFVQEGTRRIPIVSARRQVGRRLYRERTSYLPLRVNQGGVLPIIFASTLLILPSSLAQFTQGGGGEEQTGIGALINDVLIQISTYMNPSGPTPWLYVSIYLLLILFFSYFYAALVVNPVDMSQNLKKMGASIPGIRPGKATSDYLQKVINRLTLLGAIFLGIVATVPTAVETATGVTTFQGLGATSLLILVGVAIDTAKQIQSSVISQRYEGMVKQ; the protein is encoded by the coding sequence ATGGTTGTTAGTAGAGAAAGAACCCCAAACGCACAAGAAACATTTATGCAGATGGCACAAGCGGCTGGGTTGCGCAGTCGCTTGTTGATCACAGTCGGACTCATTTTATTAGTCCGATTGGGTGTGCGGATTCCTGTTCCAGGAATTGATCGCGCTAGCTTTGCGGAAGCGGTGCAAAATAGCCCCATTTCAGGATTTTTAAATTTCCTGTCTGGCGGTGGCTTATCGGCAGTCGGGATTTTTGCCTTAGGTATTCTTCCCTTCATTAACGCTTCCATTATCATGCAGTTACTCACTGCGGGTCTTCCCTATTTAGAAAATTTACAAAAAAATGAAGGGGAAGCCGGGCGACGGAAAATTTCCCAAATTACCCGTTATGTTGCCCTTGCTTCTGCTGTTTTTAACAGTTTTGGTTTGGCAACTTTTGTTCAACCTTATGCTTACAATCCGGGTCCTATCTTTTTGTTAAAGACAGTCATTGCTCTTACGGCAGGGTCAATGTTTGTCATTTGGCTCTCAGAGCTCATTACAGAACGAGGGATTGGTAACGGTCCCTCATTATTAATTTTTGTCAATATTGTTGCTGTCTTACCAAGAACGTTGGGAAATACCATTGAATTTGCTCAAACCGGTGGACGAGAAGCAGTGGCGCAGGTGCTGATTTTGGCATTGGTGTTCCTCGTCATGATTGTGGGGATTGTCTTTGTTCAAGAGGGAACACGACGGATTCCCATTGTCTCAGCGCGTCGCCAAGTCGGACGGCGTTTATATCGAGAGCGAACCAGTTATCTTCCTTTGCGGGTTAACCAAGGCGGTGTCCTCCCCATTATTTTTGCATCGACGCTGCTCATTTTGCCGTCTTCACTGGCTCAGTTTACTCAAGGGGGCGGTGGTGAAGAACAAACCGGAATTGGAGCACTCATCAATGATGTCTTAATTCAAATTTCCACCTACATGAACCCCAGTGGACCAACACCTTGGCTATATGTCAGCATTTATTTACTGTTGATTCTCTTCTTTAGTTACTTCTATGCGGCGTTGGTCGTCAATCCAGTGGATATGTCTCAAAATTTGAAAAAAATGGGGGCTAGTATTCCTGGGATTCGCCCAGGGAAAGCAACTAGTGATTATTTACAAAAAGTGATTAATCGCTTAACTTTGTTGGGGGCAATCTTCTTGGGAATTGTGGCAACTGTTCCGACAGCAGTGGAAACAGCAACGGGTGTCACCACCTTCCAAGGATTGGGGGCAACTTCGCTTTTAATTTTAGTAGGGGTTGCGATTGATACGGCGAAGCAAATTCAAAGTAGTGTGATCTCTCAACGCTATGAAGGAATGGTGAAACAGTAA
- the rpsK gene encoding 30S ribosomal protein S11, translating into MARQTKKSSSRKTKRNVPNGVAHIQSTFNNTLVTISDTKGDVISWASAGSSGFKGAKKGTPFAAQTAADQAGRRATEQGMRQIEVMVSGPGAGRETAIRALQGAGLEITLIRDVTPIPHNGCRPPKRRRV; encoded by the coding sequence ATGGCGCGACAAACGAAAAAAAGTTCCTCTAGAAAAACCAAACGTAACGTTCCCAATGGCGTTGCTCATATTCAGTCCACGTTTAACAATACGCTCGTTACCATCTCAGATACCAAAGGCGATGTGATTTCTTGGGCCTCTGCGGGCTCAAGTGGCTTTAAAGGAGCCAAAAAAGGCACTCCTTTTGCTGCTCAAACCGCAGCCGACCAAGCCGGTCGCCGGGCAACTGAACAAGGAATGCGTCAAATTGAAGTCATGGTAAGTGGTCCTGGCGCCGGTCGGGAAACTGCCATTCGCGCTCTCCAGGGAGCGGGATTAGAAATTACTCTCATTCGCGATGTCACCCCAATTCCCCACAATGGGTGCCGCCCGCCCAAGCGTCGTCGCGTTTAG